One Tolypothrix bouteillei VB521301 DNA window includes the following coding sequences:
- the tsaE gene encoding tRNA (adenosine(37)-N6)-threonylcarbamoyltransferase complex ATPase subunit type 1 TsaE, with product MNISLPDTQATRKLGIALGQCLDARSVILLQGDLGAGKTTLVQGLGEGLGIPVPIVSPTFTLINEYAEGRLPLYHLDLYRLEPKEVIALNLETYWEGIEVTPGIVAIEWAERLPYKPDRYIIVHLTYGNEDSRQAAIATHNCMIPQEPLGANL from the coding sequence ATGAATATCTCTTTACCAGATACTCAGGCAACACGCAAACTCGGTATTGCACTCGGTCAATGTTTAGACGCCCGGAGCGTTATTCTACTACAGGGCGATTTAGGTGCAGGCAAAACAACCCTAGTGCAAGGTCTAGGTGAAGGTTTGGGCATCCCCGTACCTATTGTTAGCCCCACTTTTACCCTGATTAATGAGTATGCGGAAGGACGCCTCCCTCTATATCACCTCGATCTATATCGCTTAGAACCAAAGGAAGTGATTGCTTTAAATTTGGAAACTTATTGGGAAGGTATTGAGGTCACGCCAGGAATTGTGGCAATTGAGTGGGCTGAACGATTGCCCTATAAGCCAGATCGCTATATAATAGTTCACCTGACCTATGGGAATGAGGACAGTCGTCAAGCCGCGATCGCAACACACAATTGTATGATTCCGCAAGAGCCGTTGGGAGCTAATTTGTAA
- a CDS encoding diguanylate cyclase domain-containing protein — MNQDPSTSNYGNILIVDDQLDNLRVLSTILAKEGYQVRKALNGQMALTAVKTLPPDLILLDINMPEMDGYEVCKRLKADPSNCNIPVIFISILDDVLDKVKGIKVGGADYITKPFQFEEVIARVQNQLTIQRLQRELRETNQKLSEQNALLLLEIEKRLQVESALQAANDKLRELIWVDSLTQVSNRRFLDDYLQREWQRSAREQLPLSFILCDIDCFKSYNDTYGHIAGDDCLRKVARAIRYAVRRPADLVARYGGEEFAVVLPNTNFHGAVRVAENVRLRVKELKITHSSSFVKNYITLSMGIATKVPVNPSLPETLIAASDKALYQAKLQGRNGYCACVPVARKNCSGNLSIAGEIKCWNKHYISEEEGSLNQE; from the coding sequence ATGAATCAAGATCCATCAACGTCTAATTATGGCAATATTCTTATAGTTGATGACCAGCTTGATAATTTGCGTGTATTATCAACTATTTTAGCTAAAGAGGGATATCAAGTTCGTAAAGCTCTTAACGGGCAAATGGCTTTAACTGCAGTCAAAACTTTGCCACCAGATCTTATTTTACTAGATATTAATATGCCTGAAATGGATGGCTATGAGGTGTGCAAAAGATTAAAAGCCGATCCATCAAACTGCAATATTCCTGTAATTTTCATCAGTATCTTAGATGATGTCTTGGACAAAGTCAAAGGAATTAAAGTTGGTGGTGCGGACTACATCACCAAACCATTTCAGTTTGAAGAGGTCATTGCACGGGTACAAAATCAACTGACTATTCAAAGATTGCAGAGGGAACTTCGAGAAACCAACCAAAAGCTTTCCGAGCAAAATGCTTTGCTATTATTAGAAATAGAAAAACGCCTTCAAGTTGAATCTGCCTTACAAGCAGCTAACGACAAACTGCGAGAGTTGATTTGGGTAGACAGCTTAACACAAGTTTCTAACCGCCGTTTTTTAGATGATTACTTGCAACGGGAATGGCAACGCTCAGCACGAGAACAGCTACCGCTTTCTTTTATTTTGTGCGATATAGACTGTTTTAAATCTTACAATGATACTTACGGTCACATAGCTGGTGATGATTGTTTGAGGAAGGTCGCTCGGGCTATTCGCTATGCCGTCAGACGTCCTGCTGATTTGGTCGCTCGTTATGGAGGAGAAGAGTTCGCAGTTGTTTTACCCAACACCAATTTTCATGGAGCAGTGCGAGTGGCTGAAAATGTTAGGTTACGGGTAAAAGAACTAAAAATTACCCATTCCTCATCTTTCGTGAAAAACTATATTACTCTAAGTATGGGTATAGCAACTAAAGTTCCCGTGAATCCATCTTTACCTGAAACCCTCATTGCGGCTAGTGACAAGGCTCTCTACCAAGCAAAACTACAGGGACGTAACGGATATTGTGCTTGCGTGCCTGTAGCTCGAAAAAATTGCTCTGGAAATCTTTCGATCGCGGGAGAAATCAAATGTTGGAATAAGCACTATATCTCAGAAGAGGAGGGTTCTTTGAATCAAGAGTAG
- a CDS encoding EAL domain-containing response regulator, protein MSYEKLVLNRDTNQKDILIIDDTADNLRVLSSILTKQGYGVRKALNWQMAVMACTTVLPDLILLDIMMPDVDGYEVCQRLKTLDITADIPIIFMSALGDVFDKVKAFSVGGVDYITKPFEVEELIVRVQNQLALRTAQKQILKLNSELENKVKERTSELETSVKKLQQEIKRRKHLQSKLLDMALHDSLTKLPNRTLFIKKMQQALQRAKIEPDYGFAVLFLDCDRFKIVNDSLGHFVGDELLIAIARRLQASLNSKHTFARFGGDEFAILLENITDISMAISAAESVLQQLSVAFQLSRHEVFINASIGIIWGDTRYEQPEYLLRDADTAMYRAKALGKARYHVFDPVMHQEAMQLLQLEHDLRVAVERQEFFVQYQPIVSLKTGRISGFEALVRWLHPTHGIIPPTVFVPIAEETGLIGAIDTWVLHSACHQLHIWQNHPKTETSLTMSVNLSAGLFSHIDIVAVVDKILNETQVNPACLQLEITESVIMENTETLKIILQQLQDRKIRLIMDDFGTGYSSLSYLHSFPFHTLKIDKSFVQRMQENQENMGLVSATIGIAHSMGMNAIAEGVETPEQLTHLQSMNCDLAQGYLFSKAIDPELALELIAAVPQW, encoded by the coding sequence ATGAGTTACGAAAAATTAGTTTTGAATAGAGATACGAATCAAAAAGATATCTTAATTATTGATGATACAGCGGATAATCTGCGTGTTTTGTCATCCATTCTTACGAAGCAAGGATATGGTGTTCGCAAAGCACTGAACTGGCAAATGGCTGTCATGGCTTGTACAACTGTGTTGCCCGATTTAATTTTACTGGACATTATGATGCCAGATGTGGACGGATATGAAGTTTGTCAGAGGTTGAAAACTTTAGATATCACAGCCGATATTCCAATCATTTTTATGAGTGCGTTGGGGGACGTGTTTGACAAAGTCAAAGCTTTTAGTGTGGGTGGTGTGGATTATATTACCAAACCCTTTGAAGTGGAAGAACTTATTGTACGCGTACAAAATCAACTGGCTTTGAGAACAGCGCAAAAACAAATTTTGAAACTCAATAGCGAGTTAGAAAATAAAGTTAAAGAGCGTACAAGCGAGCTAGAAACATCTGTCAAAAAGTTACAGCAGGAAATAAAGAGACGCAAACACCTGCAAAGCAAGCTCCTTGACATGGCATTGCATGATTCTCTAACTAAGCTACCCAATCGCACTCTGTTTATTAAAAAAATGCAGCAAGCACTTCAACGTGCAAAAATTGAGCCAGATTATGGATTTGCGGTACTTTTTTTAGATTGCGATCGCTTTAAAATTGTCAATGACTCTCTCGGTCATTTTGTTGGGGATGAATTGCTAATTGCCATCGCTCGTCGCTTACAAGCATCCCTTAATTCCAAACATACATTTGCACGATTTGGTGGTGATGAGTTTGCGATTCTTTTAGAAAACATTACAGATATAAGTATGGCTATTAGTGCTGCTGAGAGTGTTTTACAGCAATTATCAGTAGCTTTTCAATTATCCAGACATGAAGTCTTTATTAATGCCAGTATTGGTATTATCTGGGGCGACACCCGGTACGAACAGCCAGAATATCTATTAAGGGATGCAGATACGGCAATGTACCGTGCAAAGGCTTTGGGAAAAGCGAGATATCACGTCTTCGATCCCGTAATGCATCAGGAAGCCATGCAGCTTTTGCAACTCGAGCACGATTTGAGAGTAGCAGTAGAACGACAAGAGTTTTTTGTTCAATATCAACCAATCGTTTCCCTAAAAACAGGTAGAATATCTGGATTTGAAGCCCTTGTACGCTGGCTGCATCCCACTCACGGGATAATTCCCCCTACCGTGTTTGTACCCATAGCAGAAGAAACAGGTTTGATTGGTGCTATTGACACTTGGGTTTTACACTCAGCTTGCCATCAATTACACATTTGGCAAAATCATCCAAAAACAGAGACTTCTCTGACAATGAGCGTGAATTTGTCAGCAGGCTTGTTTTCCCATATTGATATTGTAGCAGTAGTTGACAAAATTTTGAATGAAACTCAAGTCAATCCTGCCTGTTTGCAGCTAGAAATTACAGAAAGTGTCATCATGGAAAATACTGAGACACTGAAAATAATTCTTCAGCAGTTACAAGACAGGAAAATTAGGTTAATTATGGATGATTTTGGGACTGGATACTCCTCATTGAGTTACTTACACAGCTTTCCTTTTCATACCCTTAAAATTGACAAATCCTTTGTCCAACGAATGCAGGAAAATCAAGAAAACATGGGACTTGTATCTGCTACGATTGGCATTGCCCATTCTATGGGAATGAATGCGATCGCAGAAGGTGTAGAAACTCCCGAACAATTAACTCATCTACAGAGCATGAACTGCGATCTTGCTCAAGGTTATCTATTTTCTAAAGCCATAGACCCAGAGTTAGCTCTAGAACTGATTGCCGCAGTACCTCAATGGTAA
- the ldpA gene encoding circadian clock protein LdpA — protein MTHLLDPLRSLEEGHWFKLICGASFQHLPAVRSLTLAYTLAGADCIDVAADPSVIAAAKEGLQIASELGRSAQQQGFGWYEKKPLLMVSLNDGEDPHFRKAEFHVTQCPTNCDRPCEKICPAQAIVFDGTNSNFSGVLSEKCYGCGRCIPICPYDIIYTKSYVSTPGAIAPLILSTGVDALEIHTNVGRLAEFKRLWQAIAPWVERLKLVAISCPDGDGLINYLHNLYEVISPLPCVLVWQTDGRPMSGDIGDGTTLAAVKLGQKVLAAKLPGYVQLAGGTNSYTVAKLRTMGLLRERDKEEKGDKVEFSSLSSPSTLSTLSSRSTLSPSIAGIAYGSYARVLLSPILEELEQREVSQASVKVSMRLEEEPFLLWQAVKLADSLVSQLKSRS, from the coding sequence GTGACTCATTTGTTAGACCCTTTACGTTCGCTTGAGGAAGGTCACTGGTTCAAGCTCATATGCGGAGCCAGCTTCCAACATCTGCCTGCAGTCCGAAGCTTAACATTAGCCTACACTTTGGCGGGGGCTGACTGCATAGATGTTGCCGCCGATCCGTCTGTGATTGCTGCAGCTAAGGAGGGGCTGCAAATTGCATCGGAGTTGGGTAGGTCGGCCCAGCAACAAGGATTTGGCTGGTACGAAAAAAAACCGCTGTTGATGGTCAGCCTCAATGATGGCGAAGACCCGCATTTTCGGAAAGCCGAATTTCATGTTACGCAATGCCCCACAAACTGCGATCGCCCCTGTGAAAAAATTTGTCCGGCCCAAGCAATTGTTTTCGATGGCACAAACAGCAACTTTTCGGGAGTCTTATCTGAAAAGTGTTACGGCTGCGGTCGTTGCATTCCTATATGTCCATATGATATAATTTATACAAAATCATATGTATCAACACCGGGAGCGATCGCGCCATTGATCTTGTCAACTGGGGTGGATGCCTTAGAAATTCATACAAATGTTGGTCGTTTGGCAGAATTCAAAAGATTGTGGCAAGCCATTGCTCCTTGGGTTGAGCGGTTGAAGTTAGTAGCAATTAGCTGTCCGGATGGTGATGGTTTAATTAACTATCTTCACAATCTCTATGAAGTCATTAGCCCCCTACCTTGCGTCCTAGTGTGGCAAACAGATGGTCGTCCTATGAGTGGAGATATTGGCGATGGTACGACATTAGCAGCCGTCAAGTTAGGGCAAAAAGTTTTGGCAGCAAAATTACCGGGATATGTGCAATTGGCAGGAGGAACCAACAGCTATACTGTTGCTAAATTACGAACTATGGGCTTGTTGAGGGAAAGGGACAAGGAGGAGAAGGGGGACAAGGTAGAATTTTCTTCCCTGTCTTCCCCCTCCACCTTGTCTACCTTGTCTTCCCGCTCTACCTTGTCACCAAGCATAGCCGGAATCGCATACGGTAGCTACGCCCGAGTCTTGCTGTCACCAATTTTAGAAGAGTTAGAACAACGGGAGGTGAGCCAAGCCAGTGTCAAAGTAAGTATGCGCCTAGAAGAAGAACCATTCTTGCTCTGGCAAGCAGTTAAGCTTGCAGATTCCCTCGTTTCCCAGCTCAAGTCGCGGTCATAG
- a CDS encoding dihydroorotase: protein MPITASSLLIRRARIVLPTGELLVGDVLTSDRTIVEVAPEITKATPTTEIDAEGLTLLPGVIDPQVHFREPGLEYKEDLFTASCACARGGVTSFLEMPNTRPPTISQYALDDKLQRASQKSLVNYGFFIGATADNLPDILLAKPTPGIKIFMGSMHGSLLVDQDAALEAIFAKGSRLIAVHAEDQARIKQRREEFAGIHDPAIHSQIQDNQAALLATQQALKLSKKYQRRLHILHMSTAEEAELLLQDKPTWVTAEVTPQHLLLNTDAYAKIGTRAQMNPPLRSHHDNEVLWQALRDGTIDFIATDHAPHTLEEKAQEYPKTPSGMPGVETSLPLMLTAAADGKCTVAQVANWMSQAVAKAYSIPNKGAIAPGYDADLVLVDLNTYHPVRPEELLTKCGWSPFEGWNLTGWPVVTIVGGQIVYEKGKLHTEVRGQALTFNQ from the coding sequence ATGCCAATTACCGCAAGCAGTTTGCTCATTCGTCGCGCTCGCATTGTTTTACCTACTGGTGAATTGCTAGTTGGTGATGTGTTGACGAGCGATCGCACAATCGTTGAGGTGGCTCCAGAAATTACAAAGGCAACCCCAACCACAGAAATTGACGCAGAAGGGTTAACTTTGTTGCCAGGAGTCATCGATCCGCAAGTACATTTCCGGGAACCGGGACTCGAATATAAGGAAGACTTATTTACAGCGAGTTGTGCTTGTGCTAGGGGGGGGGTAACTTCATTTTTAGAAATGCCAAATACACGCCCTCCAACAATTAGCCAGTACGCTCTAGATGACAAGTTACAGCGAGCATCTCAAAAGAGCTTGGTGAATTATGGCTTTTTTATAGGCGCAACAGCAGATAACCTTCCAGATATACTATTGGCAAAGCCGACACCAGGAATCAAAATTTTTATGGGGTCGATGCACGGTTCATTACTAGTTGACCAAGATGCTGCATTAGAAGCCATTTTTGCCAAAGGATCTCGGTTAATTGCTGTTCACGCAGAAGACCAAGCCAGAATAAAACAGCGAAGAGAAGAATTTGCTGGTATTCATGACCCCGCAATTCATTCTCAAATTCAAGATAACCAAGCAGCATTACTCGCAACTCAACAGGCATTAAAACTTTCTAAAAAATATCAACGTCGCTTGCACATTCTGCATATGTCAACAGCAGAAGAAGCAGAGCTGTTGCTTCAAGACAAACCAACTTGGGTGACAGCAGAAGTCACGCCGCAGCACTTGTTATTAAATACAGATGCTTACGCCAAAATAGGAACAAGAGCGCAAATGAACCCGCCTTTGCGATCGCATCACGATAACGAAGTTCTTTGGCAAGCCCTACGGGATGGTACCATCGATTTCATTGCCACAGACCATGCCCCACACACTTTAGAAGAAAAAGCACAAGAATACCCCAAAACTCCCTCTGGAATGCCCGGAGTAGAAACTTCCCTGCCTTTAATGCTAACGGCTGCAGCAGATGGGAAATGTACTGTTGCTCAAGTGGCAAACTGGATGTCTCAAGCTGTAGCTAAAGCATATTCTATTCCCAATAAAGGAGCGATCGCACCCGGTTACGATGCCGATTTAGTCTTAGTGGATTTGAACACTTACCATCCGGTACGCCCTGAAGAACTATTAACTAAGTGCGGTTGGAGCCCTTTTGAAGGTTGGAACCTAACAGGATGGCCCGTTGTGACGATTGTAGGCGGTCAAATTGTTTATGAGAAGGGCAAGTTGCACACAGAGGTAAGAGGTCAAGCTTTAACTTTTAATCAATAG
- the lepB gene encoding signal peptidase I: MQNQVSDNNSSHQQPNNSWIAELGRTIVLSVVLALGIRTFVAEARWIPSGSMEPTLHGSPNQWEADKIIVDKLGYKFSEPKRGDIVVFSPTKELQKEQYQDAFIKRVIALPGEKVELKSGKVYINGNPLPEQQYLTEGQRTVVDVCTSGQQPPFLSQPVTIPNDSYLVLGDNRNSSYDSRCWGVVPRENIIGRAVLRFWPLNQIGGIDKKQLYKN, from the coding sequence ATGCAAAATCAAGTGTCTGATAACAACTCTAGCCATCAACAGCCCAATAATTCGTGGATCGCAGAACTAGGTAGGACAATTGTCTTAAGTGTTGTTCTCGCCTTGGGAATTCGTACCTTTGTTGCTGAAGCACGTTGGATTCCCTCTGGCTCTATGGAACCAACTTTACACGGTTCCCCGAATCAGTGGGAAGCAGACAAAATTATCGTAGATAAATTAGGCTATAAATTTTCTGAGCCCAAACGAGGCGATATTGTAGTATTTTCTCCTACAAAAGAGTTACAAAAAGAACAATATCAAGATGCCTTTATCAAGCGAGTCATTGCCCTACCTGGGGAAAAGGTAGAACTTAAGAGCGGCAAAGTCTACATTAATGGTAACCCTTTACCAGAGCAACAGTACTTGACAGAGGGTCAGCGTACTGTTGTTGACGTTTGTACGTCCGGTCAGCAACCTCCTTTCCTATCTCAACCCGTTACGATACCAAATGATTCATACTTAGTATTGGGAGATAACCGTAACAGCAGTTACGATAGCCGTTGTTGGGGTGTTGTTCCTCGTGAAAATATTATTGGTCGTGCAGTACTTCGCTTTTGGCCTCTCAATCAAATTGGGGGAATCGATAAAAAACAGTTATATAAAAATTAG
- a CDS encoding hybrid sensor histidine kinase/response regulator, with product MHLNQEYKGNILVVDDTPDNLRLLSAMLTAQGYEVRKALNGKMALTACQMVLPDVILLDINMPGMDGYEVCKQLKVDEKTYDIPVIFISALDDVLDKVKAFDVGGVDYITKPFHGAEVLLRIENQINLRFLQHKLKEQNLLLHNTLDELKVAQVKQIQNEKMAALGQLVAGIAHEVNNPISLIYGNIEYVSQYVQQLIDVVEVYNQEYPNQTPKIQRTVQDIDLNFLMNDVRKLMGAMYRGADRIRQIVLALQNFSRLDEADMKPVNIHEGIDSTLVMLQHRLKETGHRPSINVTKEYSSLPLVSCYPSDLNQVFMHIISNAIDALDRGSGESGLDTENMTTPAVSDPSGISKDAESQARHAARKTHTQPPAGETPALGLSYSPIPTIRIHTQLTSNKTVKISIADNGPGMDESVRSRLFDPFFTTKPVGKGSGLGLSISHQIVVNKHQGSIQCSSSVGKGAEFIIEIPIEQPETMSNTET from the coding sequence ATGCATTTAAATCAAGAATACAAAGGCAATATTTTAGTTGTTGATGATACACCAGATAACCTACGTCTGTTATCTGCAATGCTAACAGCACAAGGTTATGAAGTTCGTAAGGCTTTAAATGGTAAAATGGCATTAACTGCCTGTCAGATGGTTTTGCCTGATGTTATTCTGCTTGATATTAATATGCCTGGTATGGATGGGTATGAGGTGTGCAAGCAACTCAAAGTTGATGAAAAAACTTATGATATTCCCGTAATTTTTATTAGTGCTTTGGATGATGTATTAGATAAAGTAAAAGCTTTTGATGTTGGAGGTGTAGACTATATCACTAAACCTTTCCATGGAGCAGAAGTTTTATTGCGGATTGAAAATCAAATAAATTTACGTTTTCTACAACATAAACTAAAAGAACAGAATTTATTGCTACACAATACTCTTGACGAATTAAAAGTTGCCCAAGTCAAGCAGATTCAAAATGAGAAAATGGCAGCATTGGGACAGTTGGTTGCTGGAATTGCCCACGAAGTTAACAACCCCATCAGTTTAATTTACGGAAATATTGAATATGTTAGTCAGTACGTACAACAGTTAATTGACGTAGTGGAAGTTTATAACCAAGAGTATCCGAACCAAACACCAAAAATTCAGCGAACAGTTCAGGATATAGACTTAAATTTTTTGATGAATGATGTGAGAAAGTTAATGGGTGCCATGTACAGGGGTGCCGATCGCATCCGGCAAATAGTACTGGCACTACAAAACTTTTCAAGACTTGATGAAGCTGACATGAAGCCAGTCAATATCCATGAAGGTATCGATAGTACCCTTGTCATGTTACAGCATCGACTGAAAGAAACAGGGCACCGTCCCAGCATTAATGTTACAAAAGAATACAGTAGTTTGCCCTTGGTGAGCTGTTATCCTAGCGATCTCAATCAGGTGTTTATGCATATCATAAGTAATGCGATTGATGCTTTGGATCGGGGAAGTGGGGAATCAGGACTCGATACCGAGAATATGACTACCCCAGCTGTTAGTGACCCTTCGGGTATCTCTAAAGACGCTGAGTCCCAGGCGCGACACGCCGCTCGCAAAACGCACACGCAGCCTCCTGCTGGGGAAACCCCTGCTTTAGGGCTGTCTTACTCTCCCATCCCTACTATTCGCATTCACACTCAACTCACAAGCAACAAAACAGTTAAAATCAGCATTGCTGATAATGGACCTGGAATGGATGAATCAGTGAGATCCCGCTTATTCGATCCCTTTTTTACAACAAAACCTGTTGGAAAAGGGAGTGGGCTGGGATTATCAATTAGCCATCAAATTGTGGTAAACAAACACCAAGGATCGATCCAATGTTCCTCCTCCGTTGGAAAAGGAGCAGAGTTTATCATTGAAATACCAATTGAGCAACCAGAAACAATGTCGAACACGGAAACCTGA
- a CDS encoding R3H domain-containing nucleic acid-binding protein produces the protein MTITDDLQKLLDILPQDLRQTLEKHPQRDSLVEVVLDLGRRPEARFPSAAEYLSEVPVTQEQIDDCIQRVGTFGGDNRAGIEQTLHRISAIRNRNGKIIGLTCRVGRAIFGTIGTIRDLVETGKSILMLGRPGVGKTTALREIARVLADELHKRVVIIDTSNEIAGDGDVAHPAIGRSRRMQVAHPELQHQVMIEAVENHMPEVIVIDEIGTELEALAARTIAERGVQLVGTAHGNQIENLIKNPTLSDLVGGIQAVTLGDDEARRRGTQKTVLERKAPPTFEIAVEMLERERWVVHESVSETVDTLLRGRQPNPQVRTVDEKGKVVISRQVIPLSSRTHATVSEESFAPSARVSNGWRTTGQMLPLPSLGSETQNGLGKSEFERLLDESLNEFDGFDTENRYAGPNGEDLPLHIYPYGVSRSQLDQVIQVLSLPIRLTKDLDSADAILALRSHVKNHAKLRQLAKARQVPIHMIKASTMPQITRALRRLLNLDDPEIGDEREMQLFLHSASDDEIDALEEARLAVEQIVIPKGQPVELLPRSASVRKMQHELVEHYRLKSDSFGEEPNRRLRIYPA, from the coding sequence ATGACGATTACAGACGATCTCCAAAAATTATTAGATATATTGCCCCAAGACCTGCGGCAAACTCTAGAAAAGCATCCACAACGAGATAGCTTAGTTGAAGTAGTCTTGGATTTAGGTCGTCGCCCAGAAGCTCGGTTTCCCTCAGCAGCTGAGTATCTGAGTGAAGTACCCGTTACTCAAGAACAGATAGATGATTGCATTCAAAGAGTGGGAACTTTTGGTGGAGATAATCGGGCAGGAATTGAGCAAACCCTGCACCGGATCAGTGCCATCCGCAACCGCAATGGAAAGATTATAGGTCTAACCTGTCGCGTTGGTCGGGCAATCTTCGGAACAATTGGCACGATCCGCGATTTAGTAGAAACTGGAAAATCAATTCTCATGCTAGGACGTCCGGGTGTGGGCAAAACAACAGCCTTGCGGGAAATTGCCCGCGTTCTGGCTGATGAACTGCACAAAAGAGTGGTGATTATCGATACCTCTAACGAAATAGCAGGTGATGGTGACGTTGCTCACCCTGCCATTGGGCGATCTCGACGGATGCAAGTGGCTCATCCAGAACTACAACATCAAGTGATGATTGAAGCGGTGGAGAACCACATGCCAGAAGTTATCGTGATTGATGAAATTGGTACGGAACTCGAAGCCCTAGCCGCCCGTACCATAGCCGAACGAGGCGTTCAATTAGTGGGAACTGCTCATGGCAACCAGATTGAAAACTTGATAAAAAACCCGACGCTTTCCGATTTAGTGGGTGGTATCCAGGCTGTGACACTGGGAGACGATGAAGCCAGACGGCGGGGAACTCAAAAAACTGTTTTGGAACGAAAAGCCCCTCCGACTTTTGAAATTGCCGTAGAAATGTTGGAACGAGAGCGCTGGGTGGTACACGAAAGTGTATCGGAGACAGTAGATACTCTTCTTCGAGGGCGTCAACCCAACCCGCAGGTTAGAACTGTTGATGAGAAGGGGAAGGTGGTGATTTCCCGCCAAGTCATTCCCCTTTCAAGTCGCACGCACGCAACAGTCAGCGAAGAAAGTTTTGCTCCCTCAGCCAGAGTTTCCAACGGTTGGCGTACAACCGGTCAAATGCTACCCCTGCCTTCGCTGGGAAGTGAAACACAAAATGGTTTGGGGAAAAGCGAGTTTGAGCGCTTGTTGGATGAATCTTTGAATGAATTTGATGGCTTTGATACTGAAAATAGATATGCCGGACCTAATGGCGAAGATTTGCCACTGCACATATATCCTTATGGTGTCAGCCGCAGCCAATTAGATCAGGTCATTCAGGTTCTATCTTTGCCCATACGCTTGACAAAAGATCTCGATAGTGCTGATGCAATATTGGCGTTGCGATCGCACGTCAAAAACCATGCCAAATTGAGGCAATTGGCGAAAGCCCGTCAAGTCCCAATCCACATGATCAAAGCCAGCACCATGCCGCAGATTACGAGAGCTCTGCGACGCTTGCTAAATCTTGACGATCCCGAGATTGGCGACGAACGTGAAATGCAACTCTTTCTGCATAGCGCCAGCGATGATGAGATTGACGCCCTAGAAGAAGCAAGACTTGCTGTCGAGCAAATTGTGATCCCCAAAGGGCAACCAGTCGAATTATTACCCCGTTCTGCCTCAGTACGCAAAATGCAACACGAGTTGGTAGAGCACTATCGCCTCAAGTCCGATAGTTTTGGCGAAGAACCAAATCGGCGTCTGCGGATTTATCCCGCATAA